TCCTGCCCAGCACCACGCCGCTGCTCGGACGGCCGCTGGAGGCCACCTGGCACGGCATGGAAACCGTGATCGCCACTGGCCCCCGCATCCTGACCGGCGGGACCGTGGTCCGCCAGTACGGCAACATCTTCCGTGATCCGGCGCTGTTCGGCCGGGCCGCCCGCAGCGCCGTCGGGCTGAGGAGCAACCGCGACCTGGTCTTCGTGACCACCCACGCCAGGCTCACCACCACCGAGATGGGCAAGGTGATGGCCCACCTGGGCCTGCGGGACGCCCTGCTGCTCGACGGGGGCAGCAGCGCGGGCCTCGCCTGGAACGGCCAGGCCACGCTGGACAGCGTCCGCAAGGTCGCCTACGGGATCGGGGTCTTCACGGGGTACACGGGGCGGCGGTATGCGCGCTGAGGCTGGACTGGCCCCCGCTTCCCGTACCATGCCTCCATGCCGGATGTTCTTTCCGAATGCCGTCCGCCCCGGGGGAGCGCGTGAAACCCGCACAGGTGGAGGCGCAGCTCTCGCGGGTGCTGAGTGAGGCCATCGCGGGATTGCGTGACCCGCGCGTGCCACTGATCGTGACGGTCGAGCGTGTGGCGGTCACGCCCGACTACGGGCTGGCCAGGGTGTACGTGAGCGCGATGGGTGCGGACATGCCCGCCCTGCTGGACGCCCTGACTCATGCGCGCGGGCACCTGCAACGCGAGATCGCGGCGCACGTGCGGATGCGGCGCACGCCTACCCTGGAATTCCGCTCGGCCAGCGAGGGGGGCCTCCCGTGACGGTCCCCCTGGAAAGCCGCAGTGACCTGCGCGTACGCTACGCCGAGACGGACGCGATGGGCGTCGCCCACCATGCCAATTACCCGGTCTGGTTCGAAGTGGGCCGTGGCGACCTGATGCACCGCCTCGGCCTTCCCTACGCCGAGGTCGAGGCGCGCGGCTACTACCTGATGCTGTCGGGCCTGAACGTCGAGTACCGCCGCGCCGCCCGCTACGACGACCACCTGACGCTGATCACGCGCGTGGGCAGCGTCCGCTCGCGCACCCTGACCTTCAGCTATGAGCTGTGGCGCGGTGAGGAACTGCTGGCGACCGGCGAGACGCGCCATATCGCCACCGACAAGAGCTACCGTCCCGCCCGGCTGCCGGAAGACGTGCTGACGCTGCTGGCGGGCGGGGCAGCCGGGGGCTGAATTCCACACCCACCTCCTCCCCCTTCCCGCTAGACTGCCCCCCACATGAGCCACCTGTCGCGCACCCTGCCGATCAAGCGCGCCGCGCACGTCTATCTCGTCCGGGAGAATGAACTGCTGCTCGTCGAGGAACGCATGGACGACGGCAGCATCTTTTACGGCCTGCCCGGCGGCAAGGCCAACCCCGGGGAGAGCCTCGCGGACGCCGCCGTGCGCCAGGTCGCGGTCGAGACGGGGCTGACCGTCACCGACCTGCGCTTTGTCAGCCTGCTCGAAGGCGAGATGCTGACCGGCACCCGCAACGAGTGCTACGCCAACTTCGGGCGCTTCACCGCCACCTTTCACGGCGACCTCGACCCCACCGACCCGGAGGTCGTCGGCGTGAAATGGGTGCCCTTCGCGCAGGTCGAGGGCCTGATCCGCTACGGACCGCCCCCCGAAGTCGAGGAACGCAATCCCCTCATCTGGGTGCCCACCCGCGACTTCCTACGCGGCGAGGCCCGGACGTACTACCCGATCTGAAGCGGCGGGCGACCAGCATCCAGCCACCAGGGAAAACATGCGGGAGCTTCGGCGTCTTTTTGAAGGCTCCGGGTCGGGCTGTTCTGATTGAGGCTGTTCTCATCGAGGCTGTTCTCATTGAGGAAAGGGGGACAAGGTGCCACGCTCCACCGTTCTGCCGGGCCTGCTGATCCTCGCGGGCGTGCTCGCTGGCGGGCCGCCCGCCCCCGCGCAGCCGCTCCCGACGCCCCCACCCGTTTCTGCCGGGGCCGCCCGGACGCTGAACGACCCGATCTTTCCCGGTCTGGGCCAACTGGGGCTGGACGTGCGGCACTACGACGTGGCGCTGACGGTGGCGGAACCCGGCACCCCGGAACTGAGCGGCGCAGTGACCCTCACGCTGGTGGCCACGCGCCCACTGGCCGAGGTGCGGCTGGACTTCTTCGGGCCGACGGTCACAGCCGTGCGCTGGAACGGTCAGGCCGCGCCCTTCCGGATGGAACCGGACACGCAGAAGCTGGTCGTCACGCCGCCCGC
The window above is part of the Deinococcus metallilatus genome. Proteins encoded here:
- a CDS encoding ribosome-binding factor A — its product is MKPAQVEAQLSRVLSEAIAGLRDPRVPLIVTVERVAVTPDYGLARVYVSAMGADMPALLDALTHARGHLQREIAAHVRMRRTPTLEFRSASEGGLP
- a CDS encoding acyl-CoA thioesterase; the protein is MGVAHHANYPVWFEVGRGDLMHRLGLPYAEVEARGYYLMLSGLNVEYRRAARYDDHLTLITRVGSVRSRTLTFSYELWRGEELLATGETRHIATDKSYRPARLPEDVLTLLAGGAAGG
- a CDS encoding NUDIX hydrolase — protein: MSHLSRTLPIKRAAHVYLVRENELLLVEERMDDGSIFYGLPGGKANPGESLADAAVRQVAVETGLTVTDLRFVSLLEGEMLTGTRNECYANFGRFTATFHGDLDPTDPEVVGVKWVPFAQVEGLIRYGPPPEVEERNPLIWVPTRDFLRGEARTYYPI